The Gemmatimonadota bacterium genome contains the following window.
GAAGATGATCGACACCGCTGGTCGTGTTGAGCGCTTCCGCCAGAAGTACGCCAAGGCCGGCGCCTGAGTCTACGCAGTCTCCTCGCCGAAGCGCTCGAGCGCTCGGCGACCGTCGAACGAGAGCTTCTCGACCCCAAAACACTGCGGGACGCGAAGCTCTTGGCGTCTCTGGGGCGTGAGCGCCAGCGGCTCGATCAGGTCGTTGAGCGCGCCGCGCGTTTGGCAAAATGCGACGGTGAGCTCGTCGAGACGCGCGAGCTCGCCGACAGCGGCGACCCCGACATGGCCGCCGAAGCGCAGCAAGAGATCGAGCGGTTGCAAACGGAAATCCTGCTGATCGAGGAACAGCTCAAGCCGCTCCTCCTTCCGCACGATCCGCTCAACGACCGCAACGCGATCGTCGAAATCCGCGCTGGCACCGGCGGAGACGAAGCCGCTCTCTTCGCGGCCGATCTGTACCGCATGTACACGCGCTATCTCGAAAAACGCCGCTGGAAAGTGGAGATGCTCTCGTACTCCGAGGGCACGCTCGACGGCGTAAAGGAAGCCATCTTCAAAGTGCAGGGTCCGGGCGCATTCGGTGACCTGCGCGGCGAGAGCGGCGTGCATCGCGTGCAACGCGTGCCCGCGACCGAAGCCGCCGGGCGCATTCACACCTCCGCCGCCACGGTGGCGGTGCTCCCCGAAGCCGAAGAACTCGATCTCAAAATCGAAGCGAAGGATCTTCGCATCGATGTGTTCCGCTCCAGCGGCCCTGGCGGCCAGAGCGTGAATACCACCGACTCTGCGGTGCGCATAACGCACCTTCCCACTGGGCTTGTGGTGAGCCAGCAGGATCAGAAGAGTCAGTTGCAAAACAAGCTGAAGGGCATGGACGTGCTCCGCGCCCGCCTGCTCGACATGAGAGTCGCCGAGCAAGAAGCCGAGCGGTCCAAGCTGCGCCGCTCGCAGGTCAGCACCGGCGACCGTTCGGCCAAGATTCGCA
Protein-coding sequences here:
- the prfA gene encoding peptide chain release factor 1 yields the protein MSLRSLLAEALERSATVERELLDPKTLRDAKLLASLGRERQRLDQVVERAARLAKCDGELVETRELADSGDPDMAAEAQQEIERLQTEILLIEEQLKPLLLPHDPLNDRNAIVEIRAGTGGDEAALFAADLYRMYTRYLEKRRWKVEMLSYSEGTLDGVKEAIFKVQGPGAFGDLRGESGVHRVQRVPATEAAGRIHTSAATVAVLPEAEELDLKIEAKDLRIDVFRSSGPGGQSVNTTDSAVRITHLPTGLVVSQQDQKSQLQNKLKGMDVLRARLLDMRVAEQEAERSKLRRSQVSTGDRSAKIRTYNYPQNRVTDHRINYTTHDLTGVLDGDLGQLVEALKLAEMEERLAGDS